The sequence ACTAGCAATAGGTAGCCTGCCATTGATGTTGCACACACAGAATTGGgtacatttcatttcaccacACGTTTTAGACGCAGCTGACTGCACATAGCcttatgctagctagctagctaatctcATGTCAATCttgcatatttgtgtaaattaatgtaatgctaGCTAACGTTGTCTTCATTGAAGCAGAATTAGCTAGACTAACATTTGATGGCTTGTTTCTGATATTCTTTAGATAAAGTAGGTCGCCGACTAAACTGAAATCAGCTAATATATATGTGAACATTTGGTTAGAAATATTTTCTACTCGGATATACAGGGCCACTTGCAGTAACACCCTTAAATGAAGTTACGTACGCTGTCTAGTAAAGTTGCTTGACGCATTATGGCAAAGAGAAGAGTAAGGGTCAGAATTTTTAGGAGTAAGATTAAGTTGGCTAACTTGGTTAAATTTCCACTGTAAAACGAACTGTCAACGTTAGAACAAAAAATAGCATCGAAATGATCAGATCCgctttttggaaaacaaaacaaaagtaccTGAAGCAGACGTTTCCGTCGAAAGAGGGAAGGGGTGACAAACGTGGTTAGATTAACCGTAAACATGTGTCAAGTTTCCCAACCCCGTACAAACTGAGTGATCGTGATTATCAGTATCTGAACTAATTGTTATTTAAACGGCGAAACATATGGCATCAGAGATTACAGCGCCTTCTTAAATTTAAGAAGCCGCCTTCTGTAACAGAGCTGGCCAAATACATTTACCACTGCATTTATCACCGTTAAAAACGGCCTGCGAAACGAAGTAGCTAATGTTGGAGATGTGTATTTATTAATACTGATGTTTAGGGAACGTGTTAGGCATTCAGGCTATAACATACACGTTGAATTCGCTCGTGTGCGACTTGATTCTTACAGACATGTTTTGAGACTAATACTTTTTTAACTGTGCTTCCACTGTGCAATTCGACGGTAATTTTATTTCCGATGGTCTGACCATTGACATTCTAATTTtgcattattataataattgttCCTGGGCTCAAATATGGAGCCTTTGGGGATGTAATACATGcagaaaaaattaaatcaaaggcATGGTGAGGTTAGGTAGTATCGATTCTAAATCCCTTCCACATTCTTCCAGCCTCTTTTAAACCATGAAATCGGCATTTAACCAAAGTTCATCTTGCCTGCGACAgcagcataaacacacaccaccagactTCCTGCTCATAGCAGTTAATGTATTTTGCTCTGCTAATTTGCCCTCTTCCTGTGTGCATTGGTCAAATGCTTACGGTCATACTTGTTACTCCCCACTGAATGATCAAGTAGAATGAATTGCATACTTATGTATCCATCAGAGTGAATCTGCCCCCGTGAAGCTGACAGGAGAAATCACAGGCCTCAGCGCAGGAGACCATGGCTTCCACGTCCATGCCTTTGGAGACAACACAAATGGTGATGTGCTTTTTTCAAACTCTTCTATGCAGTCCTTCCTGCTCctgtcacacattcacacacacacatccacacacccacacatccacgCACCCTCCAGCTCCAGGCAAGGATCCCACTTAGCTTTTAGCCCCACAGTATTTGTCACTGTAGGTAGATGTGTTAGCAGTGTCATACTACTTTTCCATTTTGGTTGTTGCATTGGTACATTTCAGCACACCACATAATGTTGTGCAGCTTCCATTTCATAGAGAAAAATGCACGCGTATCTTAAAAAGCAGCCATCATGTTAATGGCGACTGATTTTTCAGGCACTGTGGAATTGGCAGGCATGGCATGTGTTAATCTTAGCGTGTAATTACATGCACGTGATCTGCAGCCATGAGTGAGGACGGTtctctgtgtgcctttgttttgCAAGGCAGGGCTATACTGATTGAAGGACTGGACTTATGAATAGAAAGCTAGatgttcaaatcccaggtgcagcagtgttgtgtaaaTGTGCATAGCCTGCATTGTCTCAGTTAATACCCTGCTGATTAAATATAGAGGGGAAACTTTGCAGGTCGTCCTCAGTACGGGTGTATGGGAAGCAAGGAATGTAATGGAAATGTTTCCTCCACTGTCTGAGTCATCTTCTTTCCTAGGCTGCATTAGTGCTGGCCCACACTTCAACCCACACAACAAGACTCATGGTGGACCCACTGACGAAGTCAGGTGAGTTGCTCTCTGCTCGGAACTACTACAGAAGCCTGGTAAATAATGCTAGATTGCTCCAATTATGATAAAAGGAGTGTTATCCGATatgtagtggcaaggagcagggcttgtaaacctTAGGTTACTGGTTCAGTTTGCTTCTGGGGGCACTGCTTGTGTTCCTGTAGGCAAGGTGTTTAACCAGAATTGCCCAGAATTCATTGAATGTCAAACTGCATAGAGTGTATAACATGTTAGAATTGTAATCCATGTAGGTCACTttaaataagagcatctgcttatCAACTAAATCGAAATGTAAATATCTGGTTAAATGTTCAGTAGTGATAGGAGTTCAATGGCATGCTTATTTTGTGCAATTTGTGAGAGTGTAGTTTCTTTTACAAATGATCCATAGCCAGCTGCAATGAAGACATTTCAGAGAAGGTGGTTTTGGTTGGATGCCTGTCATGGTAGTGTCATGCTGCCACAGTGTTTACACATCAAGATCCTGGGGAACTTCTGCTTCTTAAGCCTTCAAACAAGTGGTTTCACTGtcaaatatatgtttatattatcTCTTACTTATGGTATTGAAGTACTACACTACACAGAGGTGTATGTGCATGCTCCATGTAAGGGTAAACGAGCAAGaggttcattttaatattagaAGCAAAACCCAAAATAAACCTAGAAATTCTGTATGACTTGTTTTGTACAGGAAAAACATTTGGTAGATTTAATACATATTCACTGCTTATGGGAATGTATTATTTTGATTGTAATTGAATTGTCTGCTTAAGGAGGTGAGTGAGTTCTGATGCTTACTAGTTGCACTTTTGACTGTCCTTGGGGAGGCCCTCTGGTGGTGATTACCTTACTGAGCTTTGAGAGCCAATAAGGAGGAAATATTTCTCCCGTTGACCTAACATTCCTCATTTCCCTCTAGGCACGTTGGGGACCTGGGCAATGTGACAGCAGGGTCTGATAATGTAGCCAAAATCAACATTGAGGACAAAATTATATCCCTGGCTGGTCCACAATCAATCATTGGCCGAACAATGGTGGTAAGGGAAACCTGgctgcatgtcagtgtgttcTTTTTGCCCCTTGTGCATCTCAGACTCAGTCGCACTGCAGGCAGTTTCTCACAAAAATGCCTTTGCCTCTCGCAGGTCCATGAGAAGGCCGATGACTTGGGCAGAGGTGGCAACGAGGAAAGTCTCAAAACTGGCAACGCAGGGGGCCGTCTGGCCTGCGGCGTTATCGGCATCGCAGAAATCAAATAACTGGAACCACCTGAGTAGAGTAGTAGGTGACCGGTAAGGGTGCCCCAGCGTCAGGAAGCTCTTTGAAGATAgatagttttatttttgcaaatattaaGATGTTCAGTAAAAGAGACACTAGCTAATCTGTGCTGTCTTCTGACCAAAAATATACATGGTGTATTAATCTGTAATATGTGTATGTCAGTCAGCTATTCCTCACTACACCTGGTAATCGGCATCCTTGGaatgatttatattttgttcatcCAGCACCTGTTCACCAAATAAAACGCACTGGTTACAAGCTTGTAATGGGTCTGTAATGTGGTCCTTTGTGGTTTGTGCTAGTTTTGATGGTGAATAAGGGCAACACATGTAAGTAAAGAAAAGGAATGGTTCCTCCTTGGAATTTTCCAGTAATATGATGTTTTGACACTTGGTGGCACCCTTTCCCTACACTGGGTTTGAAGTACGCTGTCTTGATCATACCTTTTGTATCACACTAGAGGGGGTTGTTGTGACAGTGGAGGTCCTGTTGGCTTGACAGAAACACCTGTGTTTGGAACAATGATAATATGGATAATTTAAACTGCTGGTCTATGGACACAAGTGTCCTAAGGGATAGCCAGGTATCACAAAACTCTTAATGTCCGTTTCTAGCTCTTTGAACACATTTCGCATTTGTATTGCCGGCACCTtcaagcaaacttttttttttctctcaaggTGGTCTCTTTTTAGACCAGGAAAGTGCAAGTGTACATGAATTCGTTAGCAAACAAACTCAggttcatgttttaaattactACTTTTCTAATTTGCTGTAGCACATCTCCGTTCACTTAAGCATATACGGATATAATGGGGAATGAAGACAGTGACTGAAGTGCTCTTGCTTTTCCTGCATTACTCAGTTTTCACTGAttaactgcagctgaaacaaCTAAAAAGAattgtgtgtgtccatgcaaaATCTGTCCATTTGGAAAGGAGAAACATATGAAGCAAGCATGTCCCTTCAGTCCATAGTTTAGTGCTCTGTTTGAGCAGTTTGTTACATATATACAACTGCACACATTTTTGGTAGACTAAAATCATAAATGTGCCAGGTTAATTTCCACAGGGTGGTTCCATCATGTTAATTGTCATCCTGGTGCGCCTTCTATGCTGAGAGTCTGTCACATACAGACGACCCAAACTGAGGACAAGTAAAACCAGAGATACTCTGTGATGACAAACCGCTTTGAAGTAAATAGAAAATATGCTGTAATAGAAAATATGCTGTACAACAATGAAATTTTCCAGAATGTTGCAACATTGCAATGTACTTGGTATTTTTCCATGtgatctgtgtttctgtgggtgtgAATGGATGGTTTCAAAATAAGCTGTTTTCCCACGTGAGTTCGCCATTAGCTAACTCAAGCGGGAAAACTGATGAACATGGTTCGTAGCTTCACCGCATAAGGTTATACGTTACGCCTGGCGATCGATTTTGATGTT comes from Megalops cyprinoides isolate fMegCyp1 chromosome 3, fMegCyp1.pri, whole genome shotgun sequence and encodes:
- the sod1 gene encoding superoxide dismutase [Cu-Zn], giving the protein MVLKAVCVLKGTGEVTGTVYFEQQSESAPVKLTGEITGLSAGDHGFHVHAFGDNTNGCISAGPHFNPHNKTHGGPTDEVRHVGDLGNVTAGSDNVAKINIEDKIISLAGPQSIIGRTMVVHEKADDLGRGGNEESLKTGNAGGRLACGVIGIAEIK